One Alkaliphilus sp. B6464 genomic window carries:
- a CDS encoding YfjL-like protein produces MTKKKLILKIIAGLVSVALILLILFITNSFTGNPISAAIANKNINRYLEDNYSFINDLDYKDKKTTYNFKFGQYGKYVQSKSSPDTAFYVTYNRSGKISDDYDGYVVGRFNTYTRLEKEFDSVVEEIFKKNFPYETDILIAGFSFDENDRDKLALNMKLDLDNLPLESNLSVYIFSDKINYEILCDRLIEVDELMKNNSLQFKNYSVVIRQPKSDAKDSPLGESLHLLDFPVEKMESEDLITVIKDHQAQWEIEHEK; encoded by the coding sequence ATGACTAAAAAAAAGTTAATACTAAAAATCATTGCTGGTCTTGTTTCAGTTGCTTTAATTTTACTAATTCTATTTATAACTAATTCCTTTACTGGTAATCCTATTTCTGCCGCTATTGCAAATAAAAATATAAATAGATATTTGGAAGATAACTATTCTTTTATAAATGATCTTGACTATAAGGATAAAAAAACAACTTATAATTTCAAATTTGGTCAATATGGAAAATATGTCCAGTCAAAGTCTAGTCCAGATACAGCTTTTTATGTGACTTATAACAGAAGTGGTAAAATTAGTGATGATTATGATGGTTATGTTGTAGGCAGGTTTAACACCTATACTAGACTTGAAAAAGAGTTTGATTCAGTTGTGGAAGAGATTTTTAAGAAAAATTTTCCTTATGAGACAGATATTTTGATTGCAGGTTTTTCTTTTGACGAGAATGATAGAGATAAACTAGCCCTTAATATGAAATTAGATTTAGATAATTTACCTCTGGAATCTAATCTTTCTGTTTATATATTTTCCGACAAGATTAATTACGAGATTTTATGTGACAGATTGATTGAGGTTGATGAATTAATGAAGAATAATTCCCTTCAATTTAAAAACTACTCTGTTGTAATACGACAACCTAAATCTGATGCGAAAGATTCTCCTCTTGGCGAAAGTCTTCATCTACTAGATTTTCCTGTAGAAAAGATGGAATCTGAAGACTTGATTACTGTCATTAAAGACCATCAAGCTCAATGGGAAATTGAACATGAAAAGTAG